Below is a genomic region from Triticum dicoccoides isolate Atlit2015 ecotype Zavitan chromosome 5A, WEW_v2.0, whole genome shotgun sequence.
tcacggaaacacacgcgcaaaaagataagtggggttgagcAACCAAGGGTgagtcaaaatgtggaatccacaaaaatgctcttgttgcacaacactagagagacgctagcacgattacacaataggcggatacaagaacttgtgcacaacctacttagcaaaaatgcaacgacttctatcccaaatattttgtatgaaaggtgttgctatgatatgatccaagatgatcgagtatgacaatcttaatgttgtaagatgatatggttcttgcttaaaagctctttgcttatcttttctctttgcttaaaagcttgtttggctctttgatgtttgagctcttttctcatgcaatgcttgacgaaccaagatagcaaatgagtatgcgatgacaactttatgacacaagagatgataccaatatatgcaacaaggatgtatgtatgctatgggaagtatgatcactaatgtgcacaagtctcgttgccggcaatactcgatggctagtctcgatgggtaagcaacacaaaggagtaaggctatgatggctatcaatgtaatggcaagagtgatatgtccaataccaagatgaggttaccgatcttgcttccggtatggtgtcaaaatggtggcacgaataccaagatgtagtcgaggtggtcgttgttgatgacgatgtAGGACGGCGGTGATGTTGTAGGacacgtccgtggcgaagatgagcgacggtgatgtcgatgtcgaaccgtacctagatagccgaaacacaaaaggatacggtaccgcaactcaaattctcaaacctcgaagtagcaattgtgtcggagagcgaaacggtccaaaaatggttgggttatgcagaagtggtggaggtatgcggaagtatatatggtatatggtgggcaccggaacaaaatttggtggaaattgggcggaaaacggggcggtggatggagatgttgctgccaggggtcggatgtccgggtggaAGGCCGAATGtccgggggccggatgtccgggggccggatgtccgggctggacgggccggatgtccgagctctGGATCCGGGGACGAACAGGATGAACACCGCGAGGAGAGGTTAAATCTGGGCGAAattcggaggaatttgtggatggaaattgggggaaaAAGGATGGAAagttagatccactcaaaacaaagtaaatccacggatccaaaccaacaaaatctcaacacaccaacaaatcacaaaaaaaattggggccatTTTTGATGGGGATTTtttgaattaggacgaaaaacaacaaaacaaggctagaaacacaacggggaggctccgaaatcgtgatcaacctggctctagataccaagatgatgtagggtagaaccctaatcgcccgatctttcatgaaatgagcggatcccgcgaaaaacacgaggaacacaaagaggggaacgaggaaaatcacaaggggaaacacgagaggaacactcaaactaacaagaacaagtcacacatgggctagatcctcgagtacataaagtaagatacacgatccacgatcaactagggacgatacaaaagggtaactgattcttctccgtgaggaggtcttgatgttcttccctaaagaggggtcttgaatccgcttgggggatcttctccggtggaggctcgaatctccgaggagaaggtaaccaagtggatgagcaaagctctcacacaaaatatgagctaatccttttctaaccctagaaagttgtacgaggtggagtatatatagtctaggggggagaagggatacacgggcctcggcccttcactgtgcgcagacaggggaggccggatgtccgggctggtcgggccggatgtccgggctttcaggcgacgccggatgtccgggctggagcggtggcatttgttgctctcgggttcggaggggccggatttccgagccggtggccggatgtccggggctcgggagaggccggatgtccaggctgccagggccggatgtccggggcctgtagccttCTGTGGCTGGGCTACTGTAGTGGAAGACGCTCCAGGGGGTGGACTTCCggggccttggccggatgtccggggcctgggagacgCTCTTGGccccttccgttggttctcctcttccgtggacttggggacttgtacatcttcatgcacaTCTTCGGGGggaccctcttggtacctaatcatgcacaacacctcggacttaggtagtagccatgtctcatgcatagaaagtggaagttccgagaggagtgagttcaccttatcttcgatagctttggctcggactcgtgtcattggtccaagtggtgtcgttggaggtgtgggtgcgtccatggggatgatcttgggatgctccgcatcagttaaGTATTCTAATTCTATCAACAATGCAAATACtttactaaatcagcgacacttgttttgcgacggagggagtattcaGTTAGGTTTTGCTTTGACAGGTTTTTTTAGGCTATTTTCTTTGACAGGTTGTACATATTTTCTAATTTCATGGTTAATTTTGTTTTTCCATAAATCACCCCCGCGTGGACCCTGGGACCTGTTCAGGCCCCTTCGAGCCCAAGTAATGCTCATCTTTTACAGCAACGGCACATTTCTTCTTCCCCGAGGTCGCGGCCGGCGCCCCCAAAACCCTCGAGATCTCGCTAGTCCGCACACCCCTCCACAGACACCCCAACCTCCAGCTCTCGATCCCAGCCCGGCGGAGCCACCAGCACCGGAGGCGCGCCCGAGATGCGCCCCAACATCATCACGGAGGTGCGGGTTCCTGTCCCCAGTTTCGATTTCCGGGTGAATTTCCGCGGGCGCCTTCGGATCTGACAGAAGCTAGCCCCAAATCGCCGCGGGGTTCCTCCTGCCACGAGCTAAATCCCAGGGGTTCCGCGGGGAAGCGCTCCGAAGGTTTCGTGGGAAGCCATAGTTCCTATCGATAGGAAATCGATCCTGGCTTGTGCGGGGGTTCCCCCCGGGGGGCACTGGTTGCTTGAATTAAGCTAGAAAGAGGAGGCCTGCAAGTTTCGAGCCAGATTATGAATGGGTTTTATTTCCGGGCAGTGGGCTTGGTTCCCCTGGTTTGATTTTGATAAGTCTGCTGCTTCGCTGTTAGGTTTGTAGGGGATTGCTGTGATGGCTCTTAGAGCGGTGTTTATGCAGTGCGTTTACTGGAGTGGAGGATACCACAGCAGGAAATGTGGCAAAATTTTGGCGTTTTATTCTTCTTAATTACATCTATATGTTTTCGTGGATGCAGGCTGGGGTTTCAACTAGGCTGAACCAGTGGTGGGGCAGCACCCCATTCATTACTTCCGGCGTTACCATAATATGTGCGGCGATATATCTGGTGTGCCTGTTGGTTGGATATGACTCCTACGCTGAGATATGCTTCTTGCCTTCTGCAGTGGCCTCACATTTTCAAGGTCTGTTTAATTCACCTTCCTTTTCACGGAACATAAATACAAGTTTCTCCGACAATGCTGGAATAGTTCTTTTGTGGAAAGAGGAAATCTATCATTTACGCTGAGCATATAGGTTCTGTTAAAGGTCACCTGGCTTAAACCTTTCATTCGCAGTGATTGTTTTAATGGTGCACATCCAAGTTCCATTCATGCATATAACACAAGAAGTTCTATTTACACATGCCAATATGCCATCAATTCATGAAACACCTGTTCAATTCTTCCAGAGGTTAATACTACCTGCTGAAATGTTCGTAATCGTTGAAGTAAACGACAAAAGACTCACGCTACTTGGGATATCCACCTTTCTACAGATCCAAATGCTGAACAAGCTCAAGGCTACTTATAAAATTTATGTTGTAGTTCTCATTTTCTTTTGGTACGTCTACCCTGACGTGGTGCTTATTTTCGTTCAGTGTACAGGTTCTACACATCTGTTCTGTTTCATGGCTCTTTGCTTCATGTGCTATTCAACATGCTGACCTTTGTACCCTTGGGGACCGAGTTGGAGAGAATTATGGGATCAGTCCGTCTCTTGTTCCTGATGTTCCTTCTTGCAACAACCAATGCAATTTTCCATCTCATCATCGCCTTCTTGGTGGATTATAATCCTTTATACCATGTCTCATATCTTGTGGATGAATGTTCGATTGGCTTTTCTGGAGTTATATTCTCAATGATAGTCATTGAGACAAGCCTGAGTGGAGTGCAATATCGAAGGTGCATCCCTTCTCTGGTTGTTAATGCTACACCTACTTTTATGATTTGCATGAGGGTTCAGTTTATCGGCATGAATTGATTATATGCCTAATGTTAAAAATGTTTGCTTACTCAAATTGTCTGTTGAGGTCGTACCCTTTTTTTGGTATGCTGAATATAAGATTGTAAACTGTTGTCAAAATCTTGAAACATGATATCATGCTGTATGATAAGTTTGTAATGCTTTCGGACTAGTATAGATATGGTCAATTGACGGCCATAATTGAATAGTGTTTAATTATTTTCATTTATTACATCCAATTAATAAATGAGGAAAACTCACTCTGCTATAATAGAGTTATATCTATTGCAAAATCGTATTTAAACCCAATTAGGCATGCTAGACATAGACTTCTGTATGGAGGATAGATGGCTCAAATGTGTGGCTAAAGAACATTCCTGCATATGAGGGGTTATTCACTAACCCAGGGGTCCAGGATCAAAGGTTGCACAAATGCAAGCAATATATGTTTCCAGTTTTCACTAGACATCTTGAACTACTATAATTTTCTACATATCCTTATTTGTTTTTTCTGGTTGTTGCTTTTATATTTCCCTGATATTGCAAGAGCATCATCACTCATTAGCCAAGCATCCAGAGAAGTTAAATTGAAACTTtctccattttcagaaagaaaatgcCCCTTCTTGAAAGTCCACAGATACCCAAATTTTTAAATGAAGCCATTACTTCATTTTATTTTATGACATTTAATGCATATGAAGTAACATCCTCTCTCATTTGCCAGTGTCTTCGGTCTCTTCAATGTCCCTGCAAAATGGTATTCATTCTATGCACCTGTTGAATTTCTTGCATCCAGTTTACTATGTTTAATTATACAGCAATATTTATATTTGTGCATTGTCAGGTATGCATGGATTTTGCTGATACTGTTTCAGTTTCTCGCTAGTAATGTTTCATTACTGGGGCACCTCTCTGGCATCTTGTCTGGATTTGCATGTTTGTTCCTTGTACCCATTTGACCTTTTCCTTTTTTGAGTCTTTATGAGGTAGATTAGGTATTTTTATCACCTTTATTGAGCTTTTCTTTACTTCCCTCAGACACTTATGGGTTGTTCAACTACTTGCTGCCTGGACCATCATTTTACTCTTCTATCGAAGGCTTGTCCATGCTAGTAAGTTTTCTTTTCCAAATGAATCAACTTGTCCTTATGTTGTCTTTCATAGTTCCATTCTCCTCTGGGAGACATTTCTTTCTGTTGATATGTTTTTCCTGAGATGTTGGATATCAGTCTGTTTGTGTTAGGCGTCCTGGCTTTATTCTCTGTACTGGAGGAACAACATATGGCCAGCTTCCTACACATTCTAACATGTCCACTCCACCCAGGTATTGTTTCCATACTTTTTATTGTTTTGCTGTCCAGGAAAGTAATGAATCAAGTTCTTGAATTTACAGCGCTCTGATAAATGCAAATTTCTTGAGAAATATTTCGTCATGGATGCCAAGTAGGCGGACATCCACTGTTCAGACGTCTACTAATCAGGTATGAAAAGTAAGAACACAGTTTACTACTTATGTCTACTGTTGATCTCATGGTCAGATTGGCGAAGCCATATAGTTTTAGCACAATACATTACTACAATGATGACCTAATCGTAGTAGGTCATCAAGAAGACATAATCTGAACATTGTTATAGACTGGAAGTTTCTAGAGCTGCACTTGGTTTACGTTATTGTCCTTGATCTAGTGGAAAAATAACCATGTGATATGGAGGCAGGGCTATTGATCCATGGAGCTTTTCCTGGAAGCTTTCTTGTGAAGCTTCTATGAGCTCTAAAAGACTATTGAGATCGAATCATTCCACAGATAGAGTATATGACTAGTAATAGTTAGTTTTGCTGTTAATATTTTGTAACCTGGCTGTTTGAGTGTGAATAAACCTATTCCAAGCAATTGTGTAGATAGTGGATAGAACAAAAAGCTACAGTTGCTAGTGCAATATATGCATTCATAGAAGATGGTGTATACGAAATTTATATACAGAACTGTAAACTAATACGTAGATTGTATTGTACATTAGACCGTTCCTCGTTGAAACTGGTCCTGCTTGACTCAGTTAGTTGAAAATATGTTAGCTCATATGTCCTATCAATTTTATGGTAGCTCAGTTCAAGTATATAGATAGCACTTATTTTGGCAGCCATCAAGATGATGCTGTCCTAAGCGTACAAGGTTCTTTGTCTTCATGTAATCCATACACTAGAAAGATATTCTCTCATAGCACTTATTTTGGCAGCCATCACGATGATGCTGTCCTAAGCTTACAAGGTTCTCTGAAATATGGGTTATCCCTGTAATGCATAGCTTAAAGACTTTGCCAAATATTCTCTCATAGGAACAAGAAGACCCGAGATTTCCAGGGAGAGGGCGGACGCTTGCTTCTACAGGAACTGAACCAACTGCAAGGGAGGCCAATGCAAATTTGCATGCTAGGTTGTTGGATAACTCAACCCCAAGCGACCTTCTAACAAATTCACAGTAATGCATTTTCTACTCGACACTTCGTCAATGTATTACACATTTACGTTGTCGTCACTTGTATATTGAAATCAGAAAAGCAGCAGTGTTTAGAAGGATATATAATCACAAGCATAATTTTTTAATAAAAAACTTCAAGCATATAATCATGGGGGTCGTCATTTAAAGGATGATCTTTTTTTGATAAAAAAAATAACACTTAATTAGGTACATTCTCGTATTGAAAGAAAATGCCATAGTCACTACTTAGGAAGTGTGTTATGTAATAGCAAGGAGAAATGGTTTTGCTTAATGTCTCTCCAAGAAATGGCATAAGCTTACATAAGCTGTTATCTAGCTTTTCAAGGGCTATTTACCTGAAAAAAGAGGCACTACTTATTTAGTTTGTAATTTTGGACCTTCGTTGTAACAGGCATACAGCAGCAAACGCTGTCAGAGCTGATGCAACAGTAACAGCTGACCAGGTATTGTGTTATGTACCCTTTGATTTCCTGTCGGCTGTTGCTATTGGTTTAATAATGGTTACTGGACAACTTATCCTCTGCAGACTGATACATTCGATGAAGAGCTTAAGAAGCTGGTTGCGATGGGCTTTGAAAGGGTATTTACTCACAGCCTTTTTGTAGTTTGTCATGCTAGTGCACGTCGGTGTGCAAGAGACCCATAGTAGATTTGAAGTAAAAAATGGGTAAAACAAACCGGATTACTTAGATGATTTAAGCAAATATATTGACGGCCATGCTTGATGTTACTACAGTAAGCATCGGAGGACAAACTAACTCAATCTAAAGCCATATTTATGTTAGAGGCCAGAACTGTTTATGGTAGAGGGGATCGCAAGCATCTCACGGATGGAATGGTTTCTTGCTGCAGACTCAGGCTGAAGTTGCTCTTGCCGCCGCGGACGGAGATCCAAACGTTGCCATTGAGATTCTCATGAGCCAGCAGGTTTTTACTGATACTGTCTTCAAATTAATTGTTCAGTGTTCTGTTACTCCTTCTGACATCACTTTCTTTTGCTGCAATTGCGGAAACATTCCAGGATTAGGGATTAGCCACACAATTCTATATCGAAGTGAGCGCAGTTATCGAGCATCATATCTCTTGCTTATCTGGAGGTTAGGTTCAGACTGTGGATGGGTAGTGGACTTTATAGAGATCATGGTGACAGAGTGGTTTTCGGAGAAGGTGCCATTGATTATGCAATTTGTATAGGTGCAGAAGCTACTGTGTAGTGCCTGCTTGCATTTGTCCAATCTTATGTAGTACACTAGTACTGAACATGGAAGTGTCAAGGGCTCCAGTTCCAGGCATCAGTTGACTGATTTCATCACCGCGCGTGTATGCACTAAGACTTGAAAGTATTATCCAAAATGATGACGCTGATTATCCAGTTTGTATAGTTGCAGAAGCTACTGCCTAGTGCCTGCCTACTTGCATTTCTCAAATCTTATCTACTGAAACATGGAAGTGTCAAGGGCTCCAGTTCTGGGCGTTTACAGCAAGAACTTAGACGAACCCAACAACCTGTTTTCCCTTGAAAAACGCAAAACGATAAAATGGAAGTTTATGTACAAACCGTGATAGGGCCAACACCCCAAATTTACAACGCCACAACGCCTTAGAACCACTGTCCCTGCTTTCGCCTATGGGTGATAGCAGTAGCAGGCCAGTGAGGTCAGGCTGTGCATTCTCAAAGATCGCTGCGCTATGATGCTTCCTGATCCACCATGGAGCATCATCAATGGATGCAGTACCCTTGCGGAACCCTAGGACAGATCGTATGACATATCAGCGCCAAAGGTAACATCACACAGTCCATTGTCGTCCAGCCCGGTTAGGATACCTGGCTTTCACCCAGGCGACCCGGGTTCAAATCCCGGCAATGGAGGACACTTTTTTTTGGCACTATTTCTGTCATGTTCACGCCTTCCAGCTCTAGCTTCGTTAAATCTTTTGGTCCTGGTTTGGTTTCTGAATCAATGTGACATTTCTGGCCATGCGTGCGTTTTTCTCCAATCCCTCATTTGAGTTTGGACGCCCACACAATATAAATGCACCAAAGAAAAatgatgaaaaataaataaattttagGCTTACACTTTTCCGTCCAAGCAAAAGGCGTGACTGATGGTTTGAAGAAGGCATGACATCCCATTGACTCCACACACGTTCATTTGGTACCCTTTTTTTTTACTATCCAGATTTTTATCATCCGATTTGTGTGCACTAGAGAAAGAATAACCAATCCTAGTGACTGTACTCCAGCAGTCCGGGAACATGATCTAGCCAATGTAAAATTTGAACATAGAATTCCGGCTAACCAAGAATATTTTACAGGATTAAAAATCTAAAACCCACGGAAAACTCAAACAGAAAACATGACAAGTCCTGAGGTTAAGCCTAACCCAGAACACGTGCATGGTCAACAAATTAAAGACGGTTTACCAGGTATAGCATCGCATAACCCCTATTGCCGTTTGGAGGCATGGCCACCCCACATTCCAGAAACATAAAAGCATATGAAGAAAATGACATGTATTTGGTCCGAACGCAAAATGGCACATCCGTATGGATCATCTATTATAGGCACCTCCTCAAAAGAACTTAACGAACCCAACAACCTGCCATAGTGGGCATTTCCTCTCCAGCGTCTATCAACTAGCGCACCGGCGCTTTGTATGGTGCGAGATTAACATTCTCTAATATAGAAATTACTGTAAGAAAAATATTCTCTAGTAGAGAAAGAGGTACAAGGGATAAGTAAAGTAAAATGTAACCTACAACTATAACAAATCTGACATGATTTTCCATGAAACAAACAAACCCATAACTTGTAGGCCTTGTGACACAATACTCCTAGATCATGAGCAAGACGGCCTTCACATTTAGCCTTCAAAAACATCTATAAAAACAAGACCATTCATGTATGTTCCCTTCTTATTGGCTTTACTTATTTGAACTTGTTCTAGCAAAACAGGGAGAGAACATACGTAAGATTACTCTTTGCAAATTGGTCGAGCATCCTATGACATTTCTGGCTATGCCGACCCTTGCATGTATCCGTCTATCTGACTAACCAAGACACATTCACGTTTGTTTTTCTCCAATCCCTCACTTGTCTGAACACCCACACACTAAATGCACAAACGAAATGTAACATAGAAGCTAAAAACAGAGCAGGTTGTTGCCCACACACGATAATTTGCCATCTGAGAGCAACAGCCATGAGTGTGTATATATAAGCTGCAAGGATGAAAGAAAGCGTGACTAAGGATTTGAAGAAGGAATGGCATCAATTTGAGTCCACAATGCGTTCATTTGACACTATTTCTGTGACGGTCACGCTTTCCAGCTTCTTTAATCATACATGCGTTTTTCTCCAATCCCACATTTGAGTTTGAACGCCTACACAATAAATGTACCAAAGAAAAATAGTTTAAATATAAAGTTTAGGCTTGGGGTTGTGCAACTTGAATGAGAACTAATTCAGGCCAACACGATACTTTTTCATCCGAGCAACAGCCATCGAACTTTCGAATGTCTATAGTCGAAAAAAGTATGACAGATGGTTTGAAGAAGGCATGACATCCCTTTGATTGCACACTTTGGTACCATTTTTTTAATGTTCCCACTATCCAGCTCTTTGTAGTCTGATTTGTGTGCACTAGGGATGCAGAGCGGCACCCGATCCACGCCGCTTCATAGTATAAATAGATCACATTAGCTATAACTTCCCCACCCAGATTTAGCTTAGTTTGAACCATCCCCCTACTTATGCAGGATATGCGGGACGTCCGCTTGCATCCCTAATTCCACCTAACCCAGAACATTTTACTACAGGATTAAAAAGCTAAAACCTGCAGAAAAATCAAAACAGAAAGCAAGACGGGTCCTATAAGCTGGATAAACCCTAACCCAGAACACTTACAAGATTAACAAATTAACGACAAATTACCAGTTGATAGCATCACACGAACCAGATCGCAGTTTGGGATGCATAACCCTAGAAGCCACCCACATTCCAGAAACATAAAAGCATATTAAGAAAATAACATGTATTTGGTCCTAACGCAAAATGGCACATCCGGATGGAGCTTCTGTTGCAGGCACTCCAAATCCATCGCTCAAATTGTTGAGTCGTGCCGTTCTAGGCGAAAGGATGTCAAACTTAACTCGGCTTGCTG
It encodes:
- the LOC119302982 gene encoding rhomboid-like protein 15 isoform X2, translated to MRPNIITEAGVSTRLNQWWGSTPFITSGVTIICAAIYLVCLLVGYDSYAEICFLPSAVASHFQVYRFYTSVLFHGSLLHVLFNMLTFVPLGTELERIMGSVRLLFLMFLLATTNAIFHLIIAFLVDYNPLYHVSYLVDECSIGFSGVIFSMIVIETSLSGVQYRSVFGLFNVPAKWYAWILLILFQFLASNVSLLGHLSGILSGFAYTYGLFNYLLPGPSFYSSIEGLSMLSVCVRRPGFILCTGGTTYGQLPTHSNMSTPPSALINANFLRNISSWMPSRRTSTVQTSTNQEQEDPRFPGRGRTLASTGTEPTAREANANLHARHTAANAVRADATVTADQTDTFDEELKKLVAMGFERTQAEVALAAADGDPNVAIEILMSQQD
- the LOC119302982 gene encoding rhomboid-like protein 15 isoform X1; this translates as MRPNIITEAGVSTRLNQWWGSTPFITSGVTIICAAIYLVCLLVGYDSYAEICFLPSAVASHFQVYRFYTSVLFHGSLLHVLFNMLTFVPLGTELERIMGSVRLLFLMFLLATTNAIFHLIIAFLVDYNPLYHVSYLVDECSIGFSGVIFSMIVIETSLSGVQYRSVFGLFNVPAKWYAWILLILFQFLASNVSLLGHLSGILSGFAYTYGLFNYLLPGPSFYSSIEGLSMLSVCVRRPGFILCTGGTTYGQLPTHSNMSTPPSALINANFLRNISSWMPSRRTSTVQTSTNQEQEDPRFPGRGRTLASTGTEPTAREANANLHARLLDNSTPSDLLTNSQHTAANAVRADATVTADQTDTFDEELKKLVAMGFERTQAEVALAAADGDPNVAIEILMSQQD